In Saccharomyces eubayanus strain FM1318 chromosome XV, whole genome shotgun sequence, a single window of DNA contains:
- the ESC8 gene encoding Esc8p — protein sequence MTDVIDLELGDDIVKKPIDSKRPNQSSKTKVKRRGQLTFDDFRNIKVTEEPVVFSHNVSIDDSLDAAIQTNKHNKDEKIDDEEPPSKKLKGNAKHEHSNIKAHPNEVIKAESNNENIINNRPLYTLNWSPNIPLQFLDYRKPVGEDKAVENKWAPPNCIPLPYAGDIIKVLSFIAKFHWAFGDDLLNLSFQEVEIGLELQSNLHVAYVHSLKDVKLCQDKMNLLFCSILKLLFNPDKGTENHTHKNFTLQRFLNLKNPYGKLVRKLKAVMQEWGCPEEWRNNDDSLSTLNLNGRGLLTMKPSARIILLRCMIDWSCSYSPLFHNEIQRLSHLKGDTGFNHQTFHTPRLSMYGVDDTLNNFEVLCSLMNQKLENRKKRRSHDQDKLSEINEQMKFLKDVRKSLNEKLTADRLRATIKINEQWSKYFENELSHTPVDDPIADEIYRLRSSEFMIARIPKLGDFYLPPFRIENKCNATSTTYNFNKMTTYVNYYIKFKKEDRVAPKQLAASIPRENTCQLKLLYNDTSVRVHDLLSSDTKLAKASHWFEVSGDLESLIGFIEYLERAPLLEESTGADTKKGIDNLIEYLKVFIVFISETIKITKDTTTQSIVGRHLRTKSRQRARTHYSADGDSDCFEETETEFDKEFNDNCQSEYFCSREESEKTSGNGISECLKAGTDNENNNQSEDYSDVEIFSEPVRQMPSDSREGRSLRRNARRDLSF from the coding sequence ATGACGGATGTTATTGATTTAGAGTTAGGCGACGACATCGTCAAGAAGCCTATTGATTCGAAACGCCCGAACCAGTCTTCGAAAACCAAGGTCAAGAGGAGGGGCCAATTGACTTTTGACGATTTYAGAAACATTAAAGTTACCGAGGAACCTGTTGTCTTTTCTCACAATGTTTCCATCGATGACTCGTTGGACGCTGCTATCCAGACCAATAAGCacaataaagatgaaaaaattgatgatgaagagcctccaagcaaaaaattaaagggTAACGCCAAGCATGAACACTCTAACATCAAAGCTCATCCAAACGAGGTAATAAAGGCAGAATCgaacaatgaaaatatcattaacAATAGACCGCTATATACTTTAAACTGGTCACCCAATATCCCTTTACAATTTCTTGACTACCGAAAACCTGTAGGCGAAGACAAAGCTGTAGAAAATAAGTGGGCACCTCCCAATTGCATTCCTCTCCCATACGCAGGTGATATTATAAAGGTGCTTTCGTTTATTGCTAAATTTCATTGGGCCTTCGGTGATGATTTACTAAATTTATCATTCCAAGAGGTGGAGATTGGATTAGAGTTACAATCCAATCTCCACGTTGCATATGTTCATTCTTTGAAGGATGTTAAGCTCTGTCAAGACAAAATGAATCTTCTATTCTGCAGCATtttaaaattattattcaaCCCCGATAAAGGAACTGAGAACCATACACACAAGAATTTCACTTTACAGAGGTTCctcaatttgaaaaatccatACGGAAAATTGGTACGCAAACTAAAGGCTGTAATGCAGGAATGGGGCTGCCCTGAAGAATGGCGTAATAACGATGACTCGTTATCTACCTTAAACCTTAATGGGCGTGGTTTGTTGACCATGAAACCATCAGCTAGAATAATCCTATTAAGGTGTATGATTGATTGGAGTTGTAGCTACTCTCCGCTTTTTCATAACGAAATCCAGAGGCTGTCTCATTTGAAAGGCGACACTGGGTTTAACCATCAGACTTTCCATACCCCCAGACTTTCCATGTACGGAGTCGATGACactttgaacaattttGAAGTATTGTGTTCTTTAATGAAtcaaaaactggaaaacCGGAAAAAGAGGAGGTCTCACGACCAAGACAAACTAAGTGAGATCAACGAacaaatgaaatttttgaaggaCGTTCGAAAGTCGCTGAACGAAAAGTTGACTGCGGACAGATTACGGGCAACCATCAAAATTAATGAACAGTGGAGCAAGTATTTCGAGAACGAACTATCGCACACACCGGTTGATGACCCTATAGCCGATGAAATATATAGGTTAAGATCATCAGAGTTCATGATCGCAAGAATTCCGAAGTTAGGTGATTTTTACTTGCCACCATTTCGCATCGAAAATAAGTGCAATGCAACTAGTACTACTTATAATTTTAACAAAATGACAACTTATGTTAATTACTATatcaaatttaaaaaagaGGACAGAGTGGCACCAAAACAGCTTGCGGCAAGTATACCGAGAGAAAACACCTGTCAATTAAAACTATTATACAATGACACTTCGGTACGTGTTCACGATCTACTTTCTAGTGACACTAAATTAGCGAAGGCGTCTCATTGGTTTGAAGTTTCAGGTGACCTAGAGTCTTTAATTGGctttattgaatatttagAAAGAGCGCCGTTACTTGAGGAAAGTACTGGTGCCGATACGAAAAAGGGTATTGATAACCtaattgaatatttgaaagtttTCATTGTCTTTATAAGTGAAACTATTAAAATTACTAAAGATACGACTACACAGAGCATTGTAGGACGTCATCTGCGAACAAAATCTCGGCAAAGAGCTAGAACGCATTACTCGGCGGATGGGGATAGTGACTGCTTTGAGGAAACCGAAACCGAATTTGACAAAGAGTTTAACGATAATTGTCAATCTGAATATTTCTGCAGTAGGGAGGAATCTGAAAAAACTAGTGGTAATGGGATAAGTGAATGTTTAAAGGCTGGAAcagataatgaaaataataatcagAGTGAGGATTACAGCGATgtagaaattttttcagaacCTGTGAGGCAAATGCCTAGCGATTCTAGGGAAGGGAGAAGTTTAAGACGTAATGCCAGAAGAGATCTATCATTTTGA
- the CMK2 gene encoding calmodulin-dependent protein kinase CMK2: protein MPKETKLINSEFDVEVQDPERLNGHPVAKFINKLSGQPESYVNRTNYIFGRTLGAGSFGVVRQARKLSTNEDVAIKILLKKALQGNNIQLQMLYEELSILQKLSHPNIVSFKDWFESKDKFYIVTQLATGGELFDRILSRGKFTEIDAVEIIVQILGAVEYIHSKNVVHRDLKPENVLYVDKSENSPLVIADFGIAKQLKGKEDLIYKAAGSLGYVAPEVLTQDGHGKPCDIWSVGVITYTLLCGYSPFIAESVEGFMEECTASRYPVTFHMPYWDNISIDAKRFILKALILDPTDRPTATELLDDPWITSKRVETSNILPDVKKGFSLRKKLRDAIEIVKLNNRIKRLRNMYLLGDDGDNDIEENSPTGSCLDGITRSLHDLRFQPQKKVAELSKEQMKLKSALTKEAFVQIVKAATKNKHKVLGGEEEESDSTGSEETKANNQESNSKDSNY from the coding sequence ATGCCCAAGGAGACAAAGCTCATAAACTCTGAGTTTGATGTAGAGGTTCAAGATCCAGAACGTCTAAATGGCCACCCTGTGGCcaaatttatcaacaagTTGAGCGGTCAACCTGAATCTTATGTCAACAGGACCAATTATATTTTTGGTCGAACACTGGGTGCTGGTTCTTTCGGTGTTGTTAGACAAGCAAGAAAGTTGTCTACAAATGAAGATGTAGCCATCAAAatccttttgaaaaaagccTTGCAGGGaaataatattcaattgcAGATGCTGTACGAAGAGCTATCAATTTTGCAGAAACTGAGTCATCCTAATATTGtctctttcaaagactGGTTTGAATCAAAGGATAAGTTTTACATTGTCACTCAATTAGCCACTGGTGGTGAATTATTCGATAGAATTCTCTCGAGAGGGAAGTTTACAGAAATAGATGCTGTTGAGATTATAGTCCAGATCCTTGGTGCTGTAGAGTACATCCATTCTAAAAACGTTGTTCATAGAGACTTGAAACCTGAGAATGTTTTGTACGTTGACAAATCAGAAAATTCACCTCTGGTGATTGCGGACTTTGGTATAGCTAAACAGttgaaaggaaaagaggATTTAATTTATAAAGCAGCTGGATCGTTGGGTTACGTGGCGCCAGAAGTACTTACACAAGATGGACATGGAAAACCCTGTGATATATGGTCAGTTGGTGTGATCACTTACACTTTACTCTGTGGATACTCTCCGTTCATTGCTGAAAGTGTTGAGGGGTTCATGGAAGAGTGTACGGCTTCTAGATACCCGGTAACTTTCCACATGCCATACTGGGATAATATATCTATTGATGCTAAGCGCTTTATTCTAAAAGCTTTGATACTGGACCCGACTGATAGGCCAACCGCTACAGAATTGTTAGACGATCCATGGATTACATCGAAAAGAGTCGAAACTAGCAACATTTTACCAGACGTTAAGAAAGGCTTTTCTTTGCGTAAGAAATTGCGCGACGCTATTGAAATTGTCAAGCTTAATAACAGAATTAAGAGATTGAGAAACATGTATTTGTTAGGTGATGACGGTGATAATGACATAGAAGAGAACTCTCCTACCGGGAGTTGCTTGGATGGCATCACACGCTCATTGCATGATTTGCGTTTTCAAcctcaaaagaaagtagcagaactttcaaaagagcAAATGAAACTAAAATCTGCGTTGACGAAAGAAGCGTTTGTCCAAATCGTGAAAGCTGCAACAAAGAATAAGCATAAAGTTCTAGGTGGCGAGGAGGAAGAGAGTGATAGTACCGGAAGTGAGGAAACCAAAGCAAATAACCAAGAGTCCAACTCAAAGGACTCAAATTACTGA
- the IRC10 gene encoding Irc10p: MFIEYSRLPGFESINASFSRGMLRLAKFTNFATNEEKLEYLKLLAGPNKHVQRISVKDFKENPDEINYIYIMLISILQMEECLTVLVQCPTVYWIRFGWPGKQAVSTVNSANQTLASAFHAVFTPYFSIMKKVMAKIKDNMLLFAQPYANSNNLFIKHFHDLIFKNSKEEAASDTILYLRNNVNIPNVFFSNRKAVFHGDRVKIGKFDGQFLSFSFKRKVSWSKLDSVDSFEITAVNYRVLVNWEKTPRKIFLPLNSDTSNLRYISKTTLNGEEGNLIKEKTGKPLHKDENACTNESPSIEFPVTTSAKTEYLLKSDFSLQRINKSRDPTLQELMLNKAHLSREDTFYAENMSKRKHCSSDAVAHANKCDSVPMLVQKKNTTDLPLSVIEPLNPSATSNREVVLGETKYQPSVNTKNEASGAEKIVSRRRANWISSNPAPDPYRKASMSKSIFCPSFKDVSEIAPSKRIKSASPNYTPDLEQSPRSLIIKSKSKPFQKHNISLSTCGRFRNKLTKGAFKIKSCYHNLDADVHRNKGNNLLQKRLILQDKTRKKFEQFRNDLQRVSQALRAARKSWEEHGSHNPIY; encoded by the coding sequence ATGTTTATAGAATATTCCAGGTTACCAGGATTCGAAAGTATCAATGCGTCATTTTCCAGAGGCATGCTCAGACTGGCCAAGTTTACCAATTTCGCTACTAATGAGGAGAAATTGGAATACCTCAAACTTTTGGCAGGTCCTAACAAGCATGTTCAGAGAATCAGCgtcaaagatttcaagGAAAATCCAGATGAGATAAATTATATCTACATTATGCTAATATCTATTTTACAAATGGAAGAATGTTTGACCGTTCTTGTTCAATGTCCGACTGTTTATTGGATACGATTCGGCTGGCCTGGAAAACAGGCCGTAAGCACTGTGAATTCTGCAAACCAAACACTGGCAAGCGCTTTCCATGCTGTTTTTACTCcctatttttcaataatgaagaaggtTATGgccaaaatcaaagacaaCATGTTGCTTTTTGCCCAACCTTATGCtaattcaaataatttgTTTATCAAGCATTTCCATGATCTCATTTTCAAGAactcaaaagaagaagctgcAAGTGATACAATCCTATATTTAAGAAACAACGTCAATATTccaaatgttttttttagtaaTAGAAAAGCAGTTTTCCATGGTGATCGTGtgaaaattggaaaatttgatGGCCAGTTTTTAAGCTTTTCCTTTAAACGAAAAGTGAGTTGGTCGAAGTTGGATTCAGTGGATTCATTTGAAATCACTGCAGTGAACTATAGAGTACTCGTTAACTGGGAGAAAACGCCAAgaaagatttttcttcctttgaATAGTGACACAAGTAACCTGCGCtatatatcaaaaacaactttgAATGGAGAAGAAGGGAACCttatcaaggaaaaaacagGAAAACCTCTCCATAAGGATGAAAACGCTTGCACTAACGAATCACCGTCCATCGAGTTTCCAGTTACGACATCAGCAAAAACAGAATATTTGCTAAAAAGTGATTTTTCCTTACAAAGGATTAATAAGAGCAGAGATCCTACCCTTCAAGAGCTCATGTTGAATAAGGCGCATTTGTCACGAGAAGACACTTTTTACGCCGAAAACATGtccaaaagaaagcatTGCTCTTCTGATGCAGTTGCTCACGCTAATAAGTGTGACAGTGTGCCTATGCTTGtccagaaaaagaatactaCTGATCTCCCTCTTTCAGTAATCGAACCGCTAAATCCTTCTGCAACTAGTAATAGAGAAGTTGTCTTAGGGGAAACCAAATATCAACCAAGTGTCAACACTAAAAATGAAGCCTCTGGGGCTGAAAAGATTGTATCGAGAAGAAGGGCAAACTGGATCAGCTCCAATCCAGCTCCTGACCCCTACAGAAAAGCTTCAATGAGCAAAAGCATTTTTTGCCCCAGTTTTAAAGACGTCTCGGAAATAGCGCCTTCCAAACGTATTAAATCAGCTTCTCCAAATTATACGCCTGATTTAGAGCAAAGTCCAAGAAGTCTCATTATAAAAAGCAAGTCTAAACCTTTCCAAAAGCATAACATTTCCCTGAGTACTTGTGGACGCTTTCGAAACAAACTGACGAAAGGGGCttttaaaatcaaatcttGCTATCATAACTTGGACGCTGATGTACACAGGAACAAAGGAAATAATTTATTACAAAAACGTCTAATTCTTCAGGATAAAACCAGGAAAAAATTCGAGCAATTCAGGAACGATTTGCAAAGAGTTTCTCAAGCGCTTAGAGCTGCCAGAAAAAGCTGGGAAGAACATGGCTCCCATAATCCCATCTATTGA
- the HRD1 gene encoding E3 ubiquitin-protein ligase HRD1: MVPENRRKQLVVFIVVTYLLTFYCIYSATKTSVSFLQVTLKLNEGFNLMVLSIFILLNSTLLWQLLTKLLFGELRLIEHEHIFERLPFTIINTLFMSSMFHERYFFTVAFFGLLLLYLKVFHWIIKDRLEALLQSINDSTTMKTLIFSRFSFNLVLLALADYQIITRCISSIYTNKNIDVVSTSLYLMQVMEFTMLLIDLLNLFLQTSLNFWEFYRSQQSQSTENNHVVQDGLEDEVDSGEPHAVLDNDDDEDDDDDRQFTGLEGKFMYEKAIDVFTRFLKTALHLSMLIPFRMPMMLLKDVVWDVLALYQSATTLWKIWRNNKQLDDTLITVTVEQLQNSANEDNICIICMDELIHSPNQQTWKNKNKKPKRLPCGHILHLSCLKNWMERSQTCPICRLPVFDEKGNVVQTTFTSNSTTTATTSTTTTARTTANQYVSTNETELIPTRTISHDVGIASSQNMNMSASMPASSNTWYTFPLQQTDNTSGESKCSTYEFLISNSNEKENSIPVKLTVESHEPNSEQGREEEQGAQRRIVIPDHFIQHI; the protein is encoded by the coding sequence atgGTGCCTGAGAATAGAAGGAAACAGCTCGTTGTATTCATAGTCGTCACTTATTTGTTGACATTCTATTGTATATACTCTGCTACCAAGACAAGTGTATCCTTTTTGCAGGTAACGTTAAAACTAAATGAAGGTTTTAATCTAATGGTTTTATCAATATTCATCCTATTGAACTCTACTTTGCTATGGCAGCTGTTGACGAAATTGCTATTTGGCGAATTAAGGCTCATTGAGCACGAGCATATATTTGAAAGGTTACCGTTTACCATCATAAACACTTTGTTCATGTCTTCGATGTTCCACGAAAGATACTTTTTCACAGTGGCATTCTTCggattattattactatatTTGAAAGTGTTCCATTGGATCATAAAGGATAGGTTGGAAGCTTTATTACAATCCATTAACGATTCCACCACGATGAAAACCCTTATCTTTAGTAGATTCTCATTCAACCTCGTGCTATTGGCGCTCGCAGATTACCAGATCATAACACGTTGCATTTCATCCATATacacaaacaaaaatatcgaTGTCGTCTCCACCTCCCTCTATCTGATGCAAGTGATGGAATTTACCATGCTCTTGATTGACTTGCTCAATTTATTCCTACAAACTTCTTTGAACTTCTGGGAATTTTATCGTTCACAACAGAGCCAATCTACTGAAAACAACCATGTTGTCCAGGATGGACTCGAAGACGAAGTTGATTCTGGAGAGCCCCATGCAGTGCTggataatgatgatgacgaagacgatgacgacgataGACAATTCACCGGTTTGGAAGGTAAATTTATGTATGAAAAGGCAATTGACGTTTTCACAAGATTCTTGAAAACGGCACTGCATCTATCAATGTTAATACCATTTAGAATGCCAATGATGCTTCTGAAGGATGTCGTATGGGATGTCTTGGCATTATACCAAAGTGCTACGACTCTGTGGAAAATATGGagaaacaataaacaaCTGGACGATACTCTTATCACTGTCACCGTAGAACAATTGCAAAATTCCGCAAATGAAGATAACATTTGTATCATTTGTATGGATGAACTAATTCATTCCCCGAACCAACAAACgtggaaaaataaaaacaagaaaccaaagagGTTACCTTGTGGCCATATACTCCACTTGTCATGCTTAAAAAACTGGATGGAACGTTCTCAAACCTGTCCTATATGTAGATTGCCTgtctttgatgaaaaaggTAACGTCGTTCAAACCACTTTTACGTCCAACTCCACCACAACCGCTACCACTAGCACAACAACGACAGCAAGGACGACAGCAAATCAATATGTATCTACAAATGAGACAGAGTTAATTCCTACCAGGACAATTTCTCATGATGTGGGAATAGCGTCTAGTCAGAACATGAATATGTCAGCATCAATGCCAGCGTCATCCAACACGTGGTATACGTTCCCACTGCAACAAACCGATAATACTTCCGGCGAATCAAAATGTTCCACCTatgaatttttgatatccaattcaaatgaaaaggaaaatagtATTCCAGTAAAACTAACAGTAGAAAGCCACGAACCAAACTCTGAGCAAGGACgggaagaagaacaaggtgCTCAGAGGAGAATTGTCATACCAGATCATTTTATCCAGCATATTTAG
- the HTZ1 gene encoding histone H2AZ encodes MSGKAHGGKGKSGAKDGGSLRSQSSSARAGLQFPVGRIKRYLKRHATGRTRVGSKAAIYLTAVLEYLTAEVLELAGNAAKDLKVKRITPRHLQLAIRGDDELDSLIRATIASGGVLPHINKALLLKVEKKGNKK; translated from the coding sequence ATGTCCGGAAAAGCTCATGGAGGTAAAGGTAAGTCTGGCGCTAAAGATGGCGGTTCGTTAAGATCCCAATCTTCCTCGGCCAGAGCTGGTTTGCAGTTCCCCGTTGGTAGAATTAAGCGTTACCTGAAGAGACACGCCACGGGCAGAACAAGGGTAGGATCTAAAGCTGCCATTTATCTGACTGCTGTGTTGGAATATCTAACTGCGGAAGTGCTGGAACTGGCTGGTAATGCTGCCAAGGATTTGAAAGTCAAGAGAATTACCCCAAGACATCTGCAATTGGCCATCAGAGGTGACGACGAATTAGATTCTTTGATTAGAGCCACTATCGCTTCCGGTGGTGTTTTGCCTCATATAAATAAAGCTTTGTTACTgaaagtggaaaaaaagggcaataaaaaatga
- the PLB3 gene encoding lysophospholipase produces MVRPLCSRVVIACILVISRFLVVPINAWSPTDSYVPGTVSCPDDINLVREATSISQNETAWLEKRNKVTSGALKDFLTRATVNFSDSSEILSKLFADDNSENLPKVAVAVSGGGYRSMLTGAGILAAMDNRTEGANEHGLGGLLQSTTYLSGASGGNWLVGTLALNNWTSVQDILNNMHNDDSIWDLSDSIVTPGGINIFKTAKRWDHISNAVESKQKAGYNTSLADIWGKALAYNFFPSLNRGGIGLTWSSLRDFPVFQNAEMPFPISVADGRYPGTKVINLNATVFEFNPFEMGSWDPSLNSFTNIKYLGTNVSNGIPLERGKCTAGFDNAGFIMGTSSTLFNQFLLRINSTHLPGFITRLARHFLKDLSQDFNDIAVYSPNPFKDTKFLDGDYTTSIVDSDSLFLVDGGEDDENVPVLPLIQKERDVDIIFAVDNSADMRMAWPDGSSLVHTYERQFVKQGQGMSFPYVPDTNTFVNLGLNKKPTFFGCDANNLTDLQYIPPLVVYLPNAEYSFDSNQSAFKLSYSESQRRSMIQNGFEIATRNNFTDDPEFMGCVGCAIMRRKQQALNITLPPECETCFTNYCWNGTLDTTPLPDIEKDVHHSFINVGHYSNSTMEQQEDHLIGPEASKSSSSSLSSPISSATATLEKKATANSGSHSSGISAKFAVLMILAVSIFTGGV; encoded by the coding sequence ATGGTACGTCCGTTATGTTCGAGAGTTGTTATCGCTTGTATACTCGTAATTTCTCGGTTTTTAGTAGTGCCGATTAATGCATGGTCGCCCACAGATAGCTATGTACCGGGTACGGTGTCGTGTCCCGATGATATAAATCTGGTAAGAGAGGCCACGTCCATYTCTCAAAATGAAACCGCATGGctggaaaagagaaataaagTCACTAGTGGCGCTTTGAAGGATTTTCTGACAAGAGCCActgtaaatttttcagacaGCTCTGAAATTTTATCCAAATTGTTTGCTGATGACAATAGTGAAAACCTCCCCAaggttgctgttgctgtttcAGGCGGCGGCTATCGGTCCATGTTGACAGGTGCTGGTATTTTAGCAGCGATGGATAACAGAACTGAAGGCGCGAACGAGCATGGGCTAGGTGGCCTCTTGCAGAGCACAACATATCTATCTGGTGCCTCCGGTGGTAACTGGCTGGTCGGTACTTTAGCCTTGAACAATTGGACTTCTGTTCAGGACATTCTCAATAACATGCATAATGACGATTCTATTTGGGATTTGTCTGACTCTATTGTTACTCCAGGCGGtattaatatttttaaGACTGCCAAAAGATGGGATCACATCTCCAATGCTGTTGAATCGAAGCAAAAGGCAGGTTACAATACTTCTTTAGCTGATATTTGGGGCAAAGCCCTGGCctataattttttccccTCCCTGAACAGAGGCGGTATAGGCCTGACCTGGTCTTCTTTAAGAGATTTCCCGGTTTTTCAAAACGCTGAAATGCCTTTCCCAATTTCTGTTGCGGACGGAAGGTATCCTGGTACAAAAGTTATCAACCTAAACGCGACAGTTTTCGAATTTAACCCCTTTGAAATGGGATCTTGGGAtccttctttgaattcattCACCAATATCAAGTATTTGGGGACCAACGTTTCTAATGGTATCCCACTGGAAAGAGGAAAGTGTACTGCTGGTTTCGATAATGCAGGTTTCATCATGGGTACTTCCTCCACCCTATTCAATCAGTTTCTTTTGAGGATAAATTCCACTCATCTACCGGGTTTCATCACAAGATTAGCAAGGCATTTCTTAAAGGATTTATCTCAAGACTTCAACGATATTGCTGTCTATAGTCCAAATCCATTCAAGGATACGAAGTTTTTGGACGGTGACTATACTACAAGTATCGTGGATTCAGACAGCTTATTCTTAGTTGACGGCggtgaagatgacgaaaacgTACCTGTTTTACCACTTATTCAAAAGGAGCGTGATGTGgatattatttttgctGTTGATAATTCAGCTGATATGAGAATGGCTTGGCCTGATGGTTCCTCTTTAGTCCATACCTACGAACGTCAATTCGTTAAACAAGGCCAAGGTATGTCTTTTCCATACGTCCCAGATACGAATACTTTTGTTAATTTGGgtttgaacaagaaaccaACCTTTTTTGGCTGCGACGCTAATAACTTGACTGATCTTCAATACATCCCACCTTTGGTCGTCTATCTACCTAATGCAGAATACTCTTTTGATAGTAATCAAAGCGCTTTCAAGTTATCTTATTCCGAAtctcaaagaagaagcatgATTCAAAACGGGTTTGAAATTGCGACTAGAAATAACTTTACCGACGATCCTGAATTCATGGGTTGTGTTGGTTGTGCCATCATGAGACGTAAACAACAAGCGTTAAATATCACTCTGCCTCCAGAATGTGAAACCTGCTTCACGAACTACTGCTGGAATGGTACTCTGGACACTACCCCATTACCAGATATCGAAAAAGATGTTCATCACTCCTTTATCAACGTTGGCCATTATTCTAATAGCACCATGGAGCAACAAGAAGATCATCTCATTGGGCCTGAAGCTTCTAAatcatcctcttcatctttgtCTTCTCCAATTTCGTCAGCTACGGCAACCCTTGAGAAAAAGGCAACTGCAAATTCTGGATCACATTCATCTGGAATAAGTGCAAAGTTCGCTGTCTTAATGATACTTGCTGTGTCCATCTTTACTGGAGGGGTATGA
- the RCL1 gene encoding rRNA-processing endoribonuclease: MSSPASRYVTFQGSQNFRLRIVLATLSGKQIKIEKIRSGDLNPGLKDYEVSFLRLIESVTNGSVIEISYTGTTVIYKPGIIVGGASTHVCPSSKPVGYFVEPMLYLAPFSKKKFSILFKGITASHNDAGIEAIKWGLMPIMEKFGVRECALHTLKRGSPPLGGGEVHLVVDSLIAQPITMHEVDRPIISSITGVAYSTRVSPSLVNRMIDGAKKVLKDLQCEVNITADVWRGENSGKSPGWGITLVAESKQKSWSYFAEDIGDAGSIPEELGEKVAYRLLEEISKSAAVGRSQLPLAIVYMVIGKEDIGRLRINKDQIDERFITLLRDIKKIFCTEVFLKPVDEMDNDDMIATIKGVGFINTSKKIA, encoded by the coding sequence ATGTCATCCCCTGCTTCCAGGTATGTCACTTTCCAAGGGTCGCAAAATTTTAGATTACGGATCGTCTTAGCAACATTATcaggaaaacaaataaaaattgaaaaaatccGTTCAGGTGACTTGAATCCTGGTCTGAAAGATTATGAAGTCTCCTTCCTAAGGCTGATTGAATCGGTTACCAACGGTAGTGTCATTGAAATTTCGTATACTGGTACCACTGTAATCTACAAGCCTGGTATTATAGTTGGCGGTGCATCTACCCATGTTTGTCCTAGTTCCAAACCAGTGGGTTATTTCGTGGAACCAATGTTATATTTAGCtccattttcaaagaaaaagttttcgATTTTATTTAAGGGCATAACCGCATCTCATAATGATGCAGGTATTGAAGCTATCAAATGGGGGCTCATGCCCATCATGGAGAAATTTGGTGTAAGAGAATGTGCCCTACatactttgaaaagaggCTCTCCGCCACTAGGTGGTGGTGAAGTACATTTGGTTGTTGACTCTTTGATTGCTCAACCAATCACGATGCATGAAGTAGATAGACCcataatttcttcaatcaCCGGAGTAGCGTACTCTACAAGAGTAAGTCCGTCACTCGTAAATAGAATGATCGACGGTGCCAAAAAAGTATTGAAGGACCTCCAATGTGAGGTTAACATAACAGCAGATGTTTGGAGAGGCGAAAATTCAGGTAAGAGTCCAGGCTGGGGTATAACTTTGGTGGCTGAATCCAAGCAGAAAAGTTGGAGTTATTTCGCCGAAGATATTGGTGATGCAGGCTCTATACCTGAAGAACTTGGTGAAAAAGTTGCTTACCGTTTATTAGAAGAAATATCGAAAAGCGCTGCTGTCGGTAGAAGTCAACTTCCACTAGCAATCGTATACATGGTCATcggaaaagaagatatcGGCAGATTAAGAATTAATAAGGACCAGATAGATGAAAGGTTTATAACCCTCTTGAGAGATATAAAGAAGATCTTCTGCACAGAAGTCTTTTTGAAACCAGTTGACGAAATGGACAATGACGACATGATAGCAACTATCAAGGGTGTTGGTTTTATAAATACAAGTAAAAAGATTGCATAG